The genomic stretch GCACAGAGCTTCATCGGCTGCTGCTCGAGCTTCATCGCCATGCGCGGAAGACGGTGCTATTCATGACCGAAGATGTCGAAGAATCCGTGCATCTCGCAGATCGCGTGCAGATTATGGTAGACGGCCGCATTCGGCGAAGCGTTCTCATCGACTTGCCGCTGTTGAGGCGCCCCGACCTTTTAGTCACACCTGAACTGCTGCGCCTCAGGCAGAAGGTGTTCGAGGCTCTTCATGCGCGTCCGGAGATCGCCGATCAAGAGGTGCCTGGGCCTCTTCCGCGCCGGGCGGACGAGAAGGTGGCGGTCGAGCTTTCTTTTCCTGCTCCTGACCGCGCTCTTCCGCCGCCTAATGCAATCCGGCAAGCGCTGTGCAGCGGAAAATTTTTCTGGACCATCGAGTTCATTCCTTCGGTGGACAAGATTCTGCGCGACGAGCTCCACAAAATTGGCGGCATTACTGAGGTGCTCGCGGAGGATCCACTGCTGGCCGGTTTCGCCGTCACTGACCGCGTCGTGTCCGAGCGTGACCCCGATCCCGTTGCAGCGGCGTCCCATCTTCTCCAGTACAGCGGTAAGCAGCCCCTCGTCCACTTCTCGGGAAAAGGGCGGGAATCGGATGAGCTGGACGGGTTTGTCGAGCGCATGCAGGAAGATGGTTTGGAGAACGCCCTTTTCCTGACCGGTGACCGGCTCAAAAGAGAACTCCCCGGCCAGCGCCTGCGCTACCTCGAGTCGGTGCCGGCCATTGAGCGGGCAAAGCAGCTCAATCCCCGCCTTTGGGCTGGCGCGGCGCTGAATCCATTCAAATACCGCGAAGAGGACGCAATGGCTCAGTACCTGAAGCTGGGCAAGAAAGTAGGCGCGGGGGCGGATTTCGTGATTACCCAGATCGGCTTCGACATGCATAAATACGAAGAGGCCCTCGATTGGATGGACATGCGCAATTATCGGGTGCCATTAGTGGCCAATGTCATGCCAATGCCACCCGCGAGAGCGCGCTACATCCGCCATCACCAGCTGGCGGGAGTAACCGTGACTGATTCAGTCATGGCCCTGCTCGAAGAAGAAGAGCGGGTATTTGCCGATAAAGGCGCGTCCCGGGCCATGCGCCGTCTCGCTTTGCAAATAGTGGGGCTCAAGCTTTTCGGTTATTCGGGAATACAGGTCACCGGCCTGCATGCAATCGAAAAGATGTCGGCGCTGAAAACGCAGGTTGCCGAATTGTCCGAACTCTGCGGTGAGCGGGATACGTGGAGCAAGGCCTGGGAGGAGTCGTTCACGTTGCCTGAGGGTGGCCACGCCGACCCCGCTCCGCATCACCCTTGGTATCTCGATCGTTCTCGGTCGTTCCACTCCAGCCGTCGTAGCCGGCGCGAATACCGGCACCGCGCAATGAACGGAATACACGATTTTCTATTCGCCAATGGGCTGGGCGCCAAGTTCTTACGACCGGTGTTAAAGCCAATCAGACGTCACAGCAAAGTGGATCGTCTGTTGACACTGATGGAGCGCGCTATAAAAGGCCCGCTGTTCGGCTGCGAAACCTGCGGGATGTGTCGCTTGGCGGCGACCCAATATATATGCCCCGAAACCTGTCCAAAGGGACTCGCCAACGGACCATGCGGCGGTACCACCGAAAACTTGTGCGAGTTCCGCGACCGCGAATGCATTCACAGTGCCAAATACCGTATCGCGCGCGACGCCGGCGTGCTGCATGAGCTAGAGAGCTGGCTGGTCCCCGCGGTGCCGAAGGATGTTCGCAACACCTGCTCGTGGCCTTCATACCTGCGCGGCGAGGGACCCGGGATCCGAGTTATCAAGTTCTCCTGTCCCCGGGCAGATGACTGAGTGCCTACGCTGGCCGGGGCACAAGCGAGCTCGGGAAATCGGCGAAGGTAGTCTTCTTCGCCTGAACCGTGTCAGAAAAAGTTCAGGAAGCGACTGATATTGTCAGAGTGCGATCTTGGCCGTCGCGACCTTCCAATCGCTTTCCGCCGCTGACGCCGAACTCTTTCGTCCAGCACGTGACTTCGTACTCTTCGCGTCGCGTGATTCTACTTTCTGCAGTCCCGCATGCATCGCACAGCGCGGGTATCGGGCCGGTCGTCAAGAATAAAACCGTTGCGGTTGGGCATCTGGACCTGAGGCAGGGTCTTCGCATCTAGTACTGCGTCGGCCGGAACCAGCCCGTTCAGATGGAGCAAATAGGCGGACAC from Burkholderiales bacterium encodes the following:
- a CDS encoding methylenetetrahydrofolate reductase C-terminal domain-containing protein, with product MLTFDKKLELLRISSFLGTAPPEMLSEIAAAAHEESFDKGRFIYAKNDPAAYFYFLVQGRIGHPEVQAGDKGSLAYRADAPGQLFGFAAAVQGQPLRVISARCELPTTVLAVDGQWFQKLCTRYGKEGEERLRELVRAHAGYERTILGKPGWLSVRNAGKKYGSKADGAVALDDCSIEVRPGEFSAVLGPRGSGKSTLARAIAGLEMLDDGVMYLDGDVINRPGNKPKPRRICLHQRNRLRPAKTLARNLQRATDGESAGSPVWELLRQFGLSEFADRLTRVLPASIRYRAEIIATFLSDADVIIFDEPFALGLERTELHRLLLELHRHARKTVLFMTEDVEESVHLADRVQIMVDGRIRRSVLIDLPLLRRPDLLVTPELLRLRQKVFEALHARPEIADQEVPGPLPRRADEKVAVELSFPAPDRALPPPNAIRQALCSGKFFWTIEFIPSVDKILRDELHKIGGITEVLAEDPLLAGFAVTDRVVSERDPDPVAAASHLLQYSGKQPLVHFSGKGRESDELDGFVERMQEDGLENALFLTGDRLKRELPGQRLRYLESVPAIERAKQLNPRLWAGAALNPFKYREEDAMAQYLKLGKKVGAGADFVITQIGFDMHKYEEALDWMDMRNYRVPLVANVMPMPPARARYIRHHQLAGVTVTDSVMALLEEEERVFADKGASRAMRRLALQIVGLKLFGYSGIQVTGLHAIEKMSALKTQVAELSELCGERDTWSKAWEESFTLPEGGHADPAPHHPWYLDRSRSFHSSRRSRREYRHRAMNGIHDFLFANGLGAKFLRPVLKPIRRHSKVDRLLTLMERAIKGPLFGCETCGMCRLAATQYICPETCPKGLANGPCGGTTENLCEFRDRECIHSAKYRIARDAGVLHELESWLVPAVPKDVRNTCSWPSYLRGEGPGIRVIKFSCPRADD